Proteins encoded by one window of Cucurbita pepo subsp. pepo cultivar mu-cu-16 chromosome LG14, ASM280686v2, whole genome shotgun sequence:
- the LOC111810771 gene encoding poly(A)-specific ribonuclease PARN isoform X2 yields the protein MKNRLHEWRDRLLSERNMECQGQEGSNDYQRQFETIFFKMRPALTLSDFTSHQTKLIQLVIKKHFEDLCFVVVDDGDANLQQLVVYVDSRDDKELLMQEVNSDQREAAEMKIQSAIGFRHVIDLLSSEKKLIIGHNCFLDIAHIHKKFIGSLPSTAEEFVSSIGKHFPFIMDTKILLNGNGILQQRMKKSSTSLSSAFALLCPHIAFSSQSNPAFSSGVQVEVQVDDLSSSNWNSGDKHEAGYDAFMTGCVFAQACNLMGIDFVLPSENLADNEKLQKHINHLYLSWASGDIIDLSTGNRTTEPLRSNRSKKHQAKISFENIVLIWGFPANLNARKIKECISKVFGLANIVSVYHIDESAVFVQFAKPEMVSEFLDLKKNLERHDDPISVLHPLTELFGAKSTHAAGYEAYKEICSSPMFKVLFADQAEAVGINQKTTSIKPESVKSQMHEAANNNLTADMLNETTEVQGMEVGANDLRNTNYHILRSSSM from the exons atgaaaaacagaTTACATGAATGGCGGGACAGATTACTATCTGAAAGAAACATGGAGTGTCAAGGCCAGGAAGGCTCAAATGATTACCAACGACAATTTGAAACCATTTTCTTCAAGATGCGCCCTGCTCTTACTTTGAGCGATTTCACCTCTCATCAGACAAAACTGATTCAGCTG GTCATTAAGAAGCATTTTGAAGATCTTTGTTTCGTTGTCGTGGATGATGGCGATGCCAATCTACAACAATTAGTCGTGTACGTGGATTCTAGAGACGATAAAGAGCTGCTCATG CAAGAGGTAAACAGCGATCAGCGGGAAGCAGCTGAAATGAAGATCCAATCAGCAATTGGGTTTCGTCATGTTATCGATCTCCTTTCATCGGAAAAGAAGTTGATTATCGGTCATAATTGCTTCCTTG ATATTGCCCACATACACAAAAAGTTTATAGGTTCTCTTCCGTCAACTGCTGAAGAATTTGTCTCTTCTATTGGAAAACACTTTCCATTCATCATGGACACCAAAATTCTATTGAACGGAAATGGCATTCTTCAGCAGCGGATGAAGAAGTCCAGCACATCTCTATCCTCTGCATTTGCCTTATTATGCCCGCATATTGCCTTTAGCTCTCAGAGCAATCCTGCCTTCAGCTCTGGTGTGCAAGTGGAGGTTCAAGTAGATGATCTAAG TTCCTCCAACTGGAATTCTGGAGATAAGCATGAAGCTGGGTACGATGCTTTTATGACAGGATGTGTATTTGCACAAGCGTGCAATCTTATGGGAATTGATTTTGTACTTCCTTCTGAAAATTTGGCTGACAATGAGAAATTGCAGAAGCACATAAACCATCTGTATTTGAGTTGGGCGAGTGGAGATATTATCGATCTGAGCACCGGTAATCGAACGACCGAGCCTTTGAGGTCTAATAGATCTAAAAAGCATCAAGCAAAAATATCGTTCGAGAACATTGTTCTAATATGGGGATTTCCTGCCAACCTTAATGCAAGGAAAATCAAAGAGTGCATCTCTAAAGTGTTCGGCCTGGCAAATATCGTTAGTGTCTACCATATAGATGAAAGTGCTGTGTTTGTGCAGTTTGCAAAGCCAGAAATGGTTTCCGAATTTCTCGACCTAAAGAAAAACTTGGAGCGGCACGATGATCCAATATCAGTTTTGCATCCTCTCACTGAGCTTTTTGGAGCTAAAAGTACTCACGCTGCAGGCTATGAAGCATACAAGGAAATTTGCAGCTCTCCCATGTTTAAAGTCTTGTTTGCTGATCAGGCAGAGGCAGTTGGGATTAATCAGAAGACGACGTCGATAAAACCCGAGTCAGTAAAGAGCCAGATGCACGAAGCTGCCAACAACAATTTAACTGCTGATATGTTGAATGAAACTACTGAAGTACAGGGAATGGAAGTGGGAGCAAATGATCTTAGAAACACTAACTACCATATTTTACGATCTTCTTCGATGTAA
- the LOC111810779 gene encoding probable L-type lectin-domain containing receptor kinase S.7 — translation MTPRNLLAVALFLLLFTPPRTQSIGFDFNSFNIRNLTLLGDSHFRDGVIGLTKELGVPSSSAGAVIYNQPIGLYDADTNITASFSTRFSFSITNTNPTFSGDGLSFFLSPDNRTLGSPGGYLGLVNSSRLVNKFVAVEFDTRLDSVFNDPNDHHVGFDIESLVSIKTADPASQELNLKSGESITAWIEYKNEECRLRVFLSNSSLKPSEALLDVSVDLSSYLKEVMYVGFSGSTEGSTDLYLIESWSFHTSGFVPARRRFKPHNVSDSSVIDSPNISISDSGNGHHSKLGLGLGIAGPAFFCAVIAVFGFFSLRKWRKIRTQKSFKAELLTGPREFSYRELKRATKGFHSSRIIGNGAFGTVYKAFCTSSGGISAVKRSKHSHEGKTEFLAELTIIARLRHKNLVQLQGWCVEKGELLLVYDFMLNGSLDKLLYQESVEASLLNWSHRYNIAVGLASVLTYLHQECEQQVIHRDIKTGNVLLDANFNARLGDFGLAKLMDHDKSPVSTLTAGTMGYLAPEYLQYGKATEKTDVFSYGVVMLEVACGRRPIEREAGTQKMVNLVDWVWGLHSQGKIIEAADKRLNGEFKEEEMRKLLLVGLSCANPDSSVRPSMRKVLQILNNETEPVFVPKLKPSLTFSCGFSLTVDDIIVEEGGGEWESAKATTIQID, via the coding sequence ATGACCCCAAGAAATCTCCTCGCCGTCGCCcttttcctcctcctcttcacTCCGCCAAGAACACAGAGTATCGGCTTCgatttcaattctttcaacATCAGAAACCTCACTCTCCTCGGCGATTCCCACTTCCGCGACGGCGTTATCGGCCTCACCAAGGAGCTCGGAGTCCCTTCCTCCAGCGCCGGCGCTGTAATTTACAATCAACCCATCGGATTATACGACGCCGATACCAACATTACTGCCTCTTTCTCCACAAgattctctttctctatcaCTAATACTAACCCCACTTTCTCCGGCGACggtctttcctttttcctctccCCTGATAATCGGACCCTCGGTAGTCCCGGTGGGTATTTGGGCCTCGTCAATTCCTCCCGTTTGGTTAACAAGTTTGTCGCGGTTGAATTTGACACTCGGCTTGATTCTGTCTTCAATGATCCTAATGATCACCATGTTGGCTTCGATATTGAAAGCTTGGTTTCAATCAAGACGGCCGATCCTGCTTCTCAAGAGCTCAATCTCAAGAGTGGGGAGTCCATTACGGCTTGGATTGAGTACAAGAACGAGGAGTGTAGGTTGAGGGTTTTCTTGAGTAATTCTAGTTTGAAGCCTTCCGAGGCGCTTCTCGACGTTAGCGTCGATCTTTCGAGCTATCTTAAGGAGGTTATGTATGTCGGGTTTTCGGGTTCGACTGAAGGGAGTACTGATCTTTATTTGATTGAGAGTTGGAGCTTTCATACTTCTGGGTTTGTTCCTGCTCGACGTCGATTTAAGCCTCATAATGTTTCTGATAGCTCTGTGATTGATTCTCCTAATATTTCTATATCTGATTCTGGAAATGGTCATCACAGTAAGCTCGGGCTGGGTCTCGGGATCGCCGGACCGGCCTTCTTTTGTGCTGTGATTGCTGTGTTTGGTTTCTTTTCACTTAGGAAATGGAGGAAGATTAGGACTCAGAAGAGCTTCAAGGCAGAGCTTTTGACAGGTCCTAGGGAGTTTAGTTACAGAGAACTAAAGAGAGCCACAAAAGGATTTCACTCCAGTAGGATCATTGGCAATGGGGCTTTTGGGACTGTCTATAAGGCTTTTTGCACCTCATCAGGAGGCATTTCGGCCGTTAAAAGATCGAAGCATTCCCACGAAGGAAAGACCGAGTTTCTGGCCGAGTTGACGATCATAGCTCGGTTGAGGCACAAAAATTTAGTTCAGCTCCAAGGTTGGTGCGTCGAGAAAGGTGAACTGCTTCTCGTTTACGACTTTATGCTGAATGGGAGCCTTGATAAGCTGCTTTACCAGGAATCTGTAGAAGCTAGCTTGTTAAACTGGTCTCACAGATACAACATTGCTGTTGGATTAGCCTCTGTGCTGACATATCTACATCAGGAATGTGAGCAGCAGGTGATTCACAGAGATATAAAGACTGGTAATGTACTGCTGGATGCGAACTTCAATGCCAGACTGGGCGATTTTGGATTGGCAAAGCTCATGGATCACGACAAGAGCCCGGTTTCAACTCTAACCGCAGGAACAATGGGATACCTCGCACCTGAGTATCTACAATACGGGAAAGCGACTGAGAAAACCGATGTCTTCAGCTACGGTGTGGTTATGCTTGAAGTGGCCTGTGGGAGGAGGCCGATCGAAAGAGAAGCAGGTACTCAAAAGATGGTCAATCTGGTAGATTGGGTTTGGGGATTACATTCTCAGGGAAAGATCATCGAAGCAGCCGATAAAAGGTTGAATGGCGAGttcaaggaagaagaaatgaggAAACTGCTACTTGTTGGATTGAGCTGTGCAAACCCGGATAGCTCGGTGAGGCCTTCGATGAGGAAGGTCCTACAGATTCTCAACAACGAGACGGAGCCGGTGTTCGTGCCAAAACTGAAGCCTAGTCTTACCTTTTCTTGTGGCTTTTCACTGACCGTGGATGACATTATAGTagaggaaggaggaggagagtgGGAATCTGCGAAGGCAACCACTATCCAAATAGACTGA
- the LOC111810809 gene encoding nicotinamide/nicotinic acid mononucleotide adenylyltransferase-like isoform X1 has protein sequence MAENISSHDQRSDIISSMEIPLPVDKLALELVGHGSSSGSSIKPKTFVVLVATGSFNPPTYMHLRMFEMAKDALESEGLCVIGGYMSPVNDAYKKRGLISSEHRIKLCELACRSSEYIMVDPWEASQNSYQRTLTVLSRIKTSLCASGLVPKESLKVMLACGSDLLESFATPGVWIPDQVKTICRDYGLICVSREEQDIEKIISDNEILYENRSNIKIVDQIIPNIISSTRLRDCISKGLSIKYLTPDEVIEYIREQHLYLNPR, from the exons ATGGCggaaaatatttcttcacatGATCAAAGATCAGACATAATAAGTTCTATGGAGATCCCTTTGCCGGTTGATAAGTTAGCGTTGGAATTGGTTGGCCATGGCTCCTCCTCTGGCTCCTCGATCAA GCCTAAAACGTTCGTGGTTCTTGTAGCTACTGGAAGCTTCAATCCTCCTACTTATATGCATTTACGCATGTTTG AAATGGCAAAGGATGCACTGGAATCAGAGGGCCTTTGTGTTATTGGAGGCTATATGTCTCCAGTTAACGATGCATACAAGAAAAGG GGCCTCATTTCTTCGGAACATCGAATAAAGCTCTGCGAACTAGCATGCCGAAGTTCAGAATACATCATGGTCGATCCATGGGAG GCCAGTCAAAATAGCTACCAACGCACGTTAACTGTTCTGTCTCGAATCAAGACATCACTGTGTGCCAGTGGATTGGTACCCAAAG AATCCCTGAAGGTGATGCTTGCTTGTGGTTCTGATTTGCTTGAATCTTTTGCAACACCTGGAGTCTGGATACCTGATCAA GTTAAAACCATATGCCGAGATTACGGTCTCATTTGCGTTAGTCGAGAAGAACAAGATATCGAGAAAATCATATCGGATAATGAAATTCTGTACGAGAACAGG AGCAATATCAAAATTGTAGATCAAATTATACCCAACATAATAAGCTCCACCAGATTAAG GGATTGCATTTCAAAAGGACTGTCAATCAAATATCTTACTCCTGATGAAGTTATCGAGTATATAAGAGAGCAACATTTGTACTTGAATCCTCGATGA
- the LOC111810809 gene encoding nicotinamide/nicotinic acid mononucleotide adenylyltransferase-like isoform X2 — MAENISSHDQRSDIISSMEIPLPVDKLALELVGHGSSSGSSIKPKTFVVLVATGSFNPPTYMHLRMFEMAKDALESEGLCVIGGYMSPVNDAYKKRGLISSEHRIKLCELACRSSEYIMVDPWEVMLACGSDLLESFATPGVWIPDQVKTICRDYGLICVSREEQDIEKIISDNEILYENRSNIKIVDQIIPNIISSTRLRDCISKGLSIKYLTPDEVIEYIREQHLYLNPR, encoded by the exons ATGGCggaaaatatttcttcacatGATCAAAGATCAGACATAATAAGTTCTATGGAGATCCCTTTGCCGGTTGATAAGTTAGCGTTGGAATTGGTTGGCCATGGCTCCTCCTCTGGCTCCTCGATCAA GCCTAAAACGTTCGTGGTTCTTGTAGCTACTGGAAGCTTCAATCCTCCTACTTATATGCATTTACGCATGTTTG AAATGGCAAAGGATGCACTGGAATCAGAGGGCCTTTGTGTTATTGGAGGCTATATGTCTCCAGTTAACGATGCATACAAGAAAAGG GGCCTCATTTCTTCGGAACATCGAATAAAGCTCTGCGAACTAGCATGCCGAAGTTCAGAATACATCATGGTCGATCCATGGGAG GTGATGCTTGCTTGTGGTTCTGATTTGCTTGAATCTTTTGCAACACCTGGAGTCTGGATACCTGATCAA GTTAAAACCATATGCCGAGATTACGGTCTCATTTGCGTTAGTCGAGAAGAACAAGATATCGAGAAAATCATATCGGATAATGAAATTCTGTACGAGAACAGG AGCAATATCAAAATTGTAGATCAAATTATACCCAACATAATAAGCTCCACCAGATTAAG GGATTGCATTTCAAAAGGACTGTCAATCAAATATCTTACTCCTGATGAAGTTATCGAGTATATAAGAGAGCAACATTTGTACTTGAATCCTCGATGA
- the LOC111810809 gene encoding nicotinamide/nicotinic acid mononucleotide adenylyltransferase-like isoform X3, whose amino-acid sequence MAPPLAPRSTTGSFNPPTYMHLRMFEMAKDALESEGLCVIGGYMSPVNDAYKKRGLISSEHRIKLCELACRSSEYIMVDPWEASQNSYQRTLTVLSRIKTSLCASGLVPKESLKVMLACGSDLLESFATPGVWIPDQVKTICRDYGLICVSREEQDIEKIISDNEILYENRSNIKIVDQIIPNIISSTRLRDCISKGLSIKYLTPDEVIEYIREQHLYLNPR is encoded by the exons ATGGCTCCTCCTCTGGCTCCTCGATCAA CTACTGGAAGCTTCAATCCTCCTACTTATATGCATTTACGCATGTTTG AAATGGCAAAGGATGCACTGGAATCAGAGGGCCTTTGTGTTATTGGAGGCTATATGTCTCCAGTTAACGATGCATACAAGAAAAGG GGCCTCATTTCTTCGGAACATCGAATAAAGCTCTGCGAACTAGCATGCCGAAGTTCAGAATACATCATGGTCGATCCATGGGAG GCCAGTCAAAATAGCTACCAACGCACGTTAACTGTTCTGTCTCGAATCAAGACATCACTGTGTGCCAGTGGATTGGTACCCAAAG AATCCCTGAAGGTGATGCTTGCTTGTGGTTCTGATTTGCTTGAATCTTTTGCAACACCTGGAGTCTGGATACCTGATCAA GTTAAAACCATATGCCGAGATTACGGTCTCATTTGCGTTAGTCGAGAAGAACAAGATATCGAGAAAATCATATCGGATAATGAAATTCTGTACGAGAACAGG AGCAATATCAAAATTGTAGATCAAATTATACCCAACATAATAAGCTCCACCAGATTAAG GGATTGCATTTCAAAAGGACTGTCAATCAAATATCTTACTCCTGATGAAGTTATCGAGTATATAAGAGAGCAACATTTGTACTTGAATCCTCGATGA
- the LOC111810832 gene encoding nicotinamide/nicotinic acid mononucleotide adenylyltransferase-like: MAENISSHDRRSDIISSVEIPLPVDKLALELVGHGSSSGSSIKPKTFVVLVATGSFNPPTYMHLRMFEMAKDALESEGLCVIGGYMSPVNDAYKKRGLISSEHRIKLCELACRSSEYIMVDPWEASQNSYQRTLTVLSRIKTSLCASGLVPKESLKVMLACGSDLLESFATPGVWIPDQVKTICRDYGLICVSREEQDIEKIISDNEILYENRSNIKIVDQIIPNIISSTRLRDCISKGLSIKYLTPDEVIEYIREQHLYLNPR; the protein is encoded by the exons ATGGCGGAAAATATCTCTTCACATGATCGAAGATCAGACATAATAAGTTCCGTGGAGATCCCTTTGCCGGTTGATAAGTTGGCGTTGGAATTGGTAGGCCATGGCTCCTCCTCTGGCTCCTCGATCAA GCCTAAAACGTTCGTGGTTCTTGTAGCTACTGGAAGCTTCAATCCTCCTACTTATATGCATTTACGCATGTTTG AAATGGCAAAGGATGCACTGGAATCAGAGGGCCTTTGTGTTATTGGAGGCTATATGTCTCCAGTTAACGATGCATACAAGAAAAGG GGCCTCATTTCTTCGGAACATCGAATAAAGCTCTGCGAACTAGCATGCCGAAGTTCAGAATACATCATGGTCGATCCATGGGAG GCCAGTCAAAATAGCTACCAACGCACGTTAACTGTTCTGTCTCGAATCAAGACATCACTGTGTGCCAGTGGATTGGTACCCAAAG AATCCCTGAAGGTGATGCTTGCTTGTGGTTCTGATTTGCTTGAATCTTTTGCAACACCTGGAGTCTGGATACCTGATCAA GTTAAAACCATATGCCGAGATTACGGTCTCATTTGCGTTAGTCGAGAAGAACAAGATATCGAGAAAATCATATCGGATAATGAAATTCTGTACGAGAACAGG AGCAATATCAAAATTGTAGATCAAATTATACCCAACATAATAAGCTCCACCAGATTAAG GGATTGCATTTCAAAAGGACTGTCAATCAAATATCTTACTCCTGATGAAGTTATCGAGTATATAAGAGAGCAACATTTGTACTTGAATCCTCGATGA